A stretch of DNA from Gemmatimonadota bacterium:
CCGGTAGGCTCGGGACCCGGGATGGCGGGAGGTCTCGACCGGCGGAAACGGACCCGGCACGTGCTGCCCGCCGGCCAGATGATAGACTCGCTCGTTAGGCGGCACCAGGAGGTCGCGGGCCCCGTCCGGCGTGGTGTGAATCAGCGACGCGGCGCGGCCCCAGTACTCGTAGCCGGTGTTGGTCTGGAACACCCGCGGGAGATGGGCGGGGTTGAATTGGTGAGCATAGAGACCATCGCGGAGCCCAGTGACCGGATCGGCGGCCGCAGTACCGGCAAACGGAAACAGATCGGTTGGATAGAAGAACGCATCGAACCGGTGCCCGTCTCGCGACGGTTGGGCAAACCGGTGATTGAAGCTGCCCCGCCCCGCGCCGGCCACGTGGACCAGCAGACCGTCGAACACTTTCCGGCCCTGTTCGTCGGTATTGAATCCCTGGTAGAGAAAGTGGCGGAGGAGGCGGCCGGTCTGCGACACCCCAATGCCGACGACGTACTTGGCGGGAAACGGGCTGTCCGGAGAATGCTTCGCAGCGCTCATCGCGTCGCGAATGACCGCGAGACCGAGGCCAGCCACCTTGGGGTTACGACTCCGGTACACCAACTCATAGATCTGGCCCGGTTCGAAACCCCCGGCCATGTAGACGGACGCCGGATCGTCGACTGGAGCATCCCCAACTTCCCGCGCAAACCGCCACTCCGTCCGGGGCACGATCTGCCGGGCGGCATATCGCCCGGACCGAACGGTGAGGACGTTCTCGGGCGACCCGGGATCGGCCACCGGGTACCCGGTGTGATTTCCGTGGGCGAGGGCGAGCACCCGGACCGGCCGGGGAATGACCCAGTCGGCCCGGACCAGCCCCGTGAGCGGAGCCCCGCCCGGACTGATCGCCACCGGCGCCGAGAGGCCAAGCCGATCGGGATCGGCCTCCGGCACGTCGAACTGCCAGCCGACCCACACCAAGGTGAGACCGAGTCGGAGCAAGAGGCCATCACCGAGATCCTCGAGGGTCTCCGGATGGGCGGTCATGGTACCGAAATCGAGGAGATTCGCGAGGTACTTGAGCCCCCGATTCGACACTTCAAACAGTGCGGTGCCGTCCCCCCGGCCGTTCTTGGGACGGAGCGCGGCAAAATCCGCCCATGCCTCCACCCGGCCGGCTCCATTGCGGGGCGCCAGACCAAGGTCGACAATCCGCTCGTTGTAGCGGTTGGCTGGGTCGACCGCGAACAGGATCCGCCCTTCGATCAACTCATACGGGCCGGCCGCACCGAACGAGCGGCCACCGGCAATATCCCGCCGATGAGTGATCTCATAGCGGACCACCTCGGCGTGGGCCAACTGAACGGTGGCCGCTCGGGCGGCCGTGACGACGAGGGTAGCGAGCGCGAAACGCATGGCGGCTCCGGCAACAGGATGACTTTCGGGTTACCCAAAGGTTGGCCTCGCCGGCCAACCCGATCAAGGCCCTGGGGGAGTTAGGTTTGTTCCGGATCTGGCCCAGCGCCGAAACCCAGACCGCGGTTCCGCCGTCTGAACTACCAAAACCAAGGACATCGCAGGTGATCGTTCGAATTCCAAGAGCCACGATCCTGTTGTTCGGATTGTCGACGTTGCTCGTGGCAGAGTCCGCCCACAGCCAGCCCGCACAGAAGACGGCCCGGGCGGTCCGGATCGCCGGCCCGGTTCCTCGCATTGATGGATTGATGGATGACGCCGGCTGGACGGCGGCGGTCCCGATTGCAGACTTCGTGGAGAAGTTGCCGGTCGAAGGTGCCGACCCGAGCTTCAAGACCGAGGTCCGGATTCTCTACGACCACGACGCGGTGTACGTCGGCGCCCGGCTCCACCGGCCCGACCCTCTGAACATCCCGACCGCAGTGACCCGGCGCGACGGCACCAGCAACGCCGAGTTACTGGTGGTGTCCTTTGATACGTATCACGACCGGCGGACCGCCTACAGCTTCGGGATTTCCTCCGGAGGAGTCCGCAGCGACTACTATCACGGACAGGACTCCCAAACGGATCGCCAGTACGAATACGAGCCGATCTGGACCGCGGCGGTCCGGGTCGACAGCGCCGGCTGGACCGCCGAGATGCGGATTCCGTTTTCGCAGCTCCGGTTCGGGGCCCGCGACCAGGCCTGGGGCCTCAACATTCAGCGCGCCATTCCCGACCGGAATGCCGATCACTATTGGGTCATGATTCCCCGGGCTAGCGATCAGTCCGGCTGGTCGTCGTTCTTCGGCACACTCGAGGGCATCGCCAACATCAGCTCCGCACGGGGCATCGAATTGGTCCCCTACGTCGCCGCCGACCTGACGATCCGCGGGAACCAGAATCCGAAGAATCCCTTCGATCAGAAATTCGTCGGCCGGGCGGGGGCGGATCTCAAGGCCGGGCTCGGGACATACCTGACGCTCGATGCCACGGTCAACCCGGACTTCGGCCAAGTCGAGGCCGACCCGGCCGAGGTCAATCTCACCGCCTTTGAGACCGTCTTCGACGAGCGGCGTCCGTTCTTCGTCGAGGGCAACGAAATCCTGACGGGGCGGGCCCAGAGTTTTCTCGGGCGGCCCACCTATTTCTATACCCGCCGGATCGGGGCGAGCCCCCGAGGCGGCGCCTCGGGTGACTTCGTCAATGAACCCCGCAACACCACCATCCTGGGCGCGGCCAAGGTCACGGGCCGGCTCCCGTCCCGGCTCTCGGTCGGGCTGCTCGCCTCGGTCACGGGCCGGGAATTCGGCGAGGGGTACGACTCGACCACCGGACTTATCACCCGTTCCGCGGTCGAGGCACCGGCCGGATTCGGGGTGCTCCGGCTCCAGCAGGAGGTGGGCCGGGACCAATCGACGTTAGGCATGGTCCTGACCGGGGTGCGCCGGGGGGTGAGTAACGCCGGCGGCCTCGACGCCCTGTTGGCTCGGGATGCCGTCACCGGCGGCGTCGATTGGCGGCTCCGCTTCCAGGAGGGCAAATACGAACTGACCGGCTGGGCCGGGTTCAGCCGGGTGGCCGGTGAAGGCGCGGCCATCGACCGGGTCCAACGGTCGAGCGCCCGGTACTTCCAGCGCCCCGACGCGGACTATCTCACCTATGACGCGCTCCGGACCTCCTTGTCCGGCTACACCGCCTCAGTCCGGGCCGACAAGAACGCCGGCCGCCTGACGCTTTGGGGTATCCAGGTCGGGGTCGAGTCTCCCGGGTTCGAGATCAACGACATCGGCCAGATGGCGCGGGCCGACGCCATCGACTTCAACGCCGACCTGCAACTCCAGGACACCAAGCCAAACCGCGTGTTTCGGTATCTCCGAGTGGGCCACTCGGTCGTCGGGCAGTGGGATTTCGGGCTCGACCGGCAATTCCTTCGTTTGAACCAGAGTTCGACTTTCGTGTTCCGGAACTTTTGGAACCTCGGGCTGGGCGTCGGCTATGCCCCCCGTGCCATGAGCAATACCCTGACCCGGGGCGGACCCTACATGCAGACCCCGGATGGCTGGAACGTGCAGGCCAGACTGTCGGGCAATCAGCAGTCCCGCACCACGTGGAACTTGGGCGCCAGTTATCGCCGCGATGAGTTGGACGGATCGGCGACGAGCCTGAGCGCCGGGATCACCACCCGGCCCGGCCCGCAGTGGGAGGCATCGGTCACGCCGCGCTACACCCGCTCGGTCAACGCCCAACAGTATGTCGCCACGTTAGGCGGCGGTTCAGCGGCTACGTTCGGGCGGCGCTACGTCTTCGGGTTCGTCCAACAAAGCACGATTGCGACCCAATTCCGCCTCAACTACGCCTTTTCGCCGAACCTGACCGTGCAAGGCTATGCCGAACCCTTCGCGGCGAGCGGCCGGTTCTACGACTTCGGCGAGTTGGCCCGGGCGCGGAGCTTCGCGCTTCGAACTTACGGCGTGACCGGCGGAACCACGATCGCCCGGCAGCCCGGCGGCCGATTTGCCGTGACCGACGGACCGGCGAGTTTCGGGTTTGCAAACCCGGATTTCAACCTCCTGTCGTTTCGCTCCAACTTGGTGGTCCGGTGGGAGTGGTCCGCTGGGAGCACCCTGTTCCTGATTTGGCAGCAGAACCGAAGCGACCTGCTCCCAACCGGCACTCTCGTAAGTACGGGCTCGCTCTGGGATGCCACCTCGGCCCCGGGCGACAACTTCTTTGCCCTGAAGCTGAGCTACTGGCTCAAGGCCAAGTAGTGGCTTGCCAGCGGGGGCTTTGATCGGCAACTTGGGACCGGACCCCACCCTGAGGCGACCCGATGACCGCCAACATTGTCATTACCGTACTGATCCTGGCGCTGGTGGTCTTCGCGGCCACGCGCCCGGGCGCCTACCGGGTCGAGCGCTCGGCCACTATCCCGGCGCCCGCCGGCCTGGTCTTCCCTCTGCTCAACGATTTTCACCGATGGGCCGCTTGGTCGCCGTGGGAGGGCCTCGACCCCGCCATGAAACGGACCCACAGCGGCGCGGCGAGCGGGGTCGGCGCGGTGTATGCGTGGGACGGCAGCAAGAAGGCCGGCATGGGGCGGATGGAGATCACTGAATCGGTGCCCCCTGCAACGATCACGATCCAACTCGATTTCCTGAGGCCGTTCGAGTCTCACAACACCACGAGGTTTCATTTGGCCGCCGAAAGACACGCCACCCGCCTGACCTGGACCATGGAGGGCCCGAGCAGTTTCATGACCAAGCCGATGGGCATCTTCGTTAGCATGGACACGATGATCGGGAAGGACTTCGAGACGGGGTTGGCGAAACTCCAGCGCGTCGGGGAGCAACCAGGGGCCGCCGGCCTGGAGAGAACCTGATGCAGATCGAAGAATTCGCGATCGAACGATGGATGGACCGCTATGAAAATCACTGTCGCTACAACTTGGCCGAAAGCTGTGTCGAGTCCCTGACGGTGCAGGAATTGCTCGCCCTGGCCGGCAAACAGAGCACGATCCTCGACGAACTCCTGCCCCTCAAACTGACCTACGGCGCCATTGAGGGGTCCGCCCGGCTGCGCGGCCTGGTGGCGTCGCTCTATGCCTCCCAGCAGGTGGCCAACGTCGTGATCACCCATGGGGCGATCGGGGGGAACGCGCTCGTTTACCAGACCCTGGTCGAACCGGGCGACGAGGTGGTGACCCTGGTGCCGATCTACCAGCAGCACTACTCGATTCCCGAAAGCCTGGGCGCCACGGTCAAGCGCCTCCGGCTCACGGAGTCGAACCGCTTCCTGCCCGATCTCGATGAACTCGCCGGGCTCGTCACCCCTCGCACCAAAATCATCGCGCTCAGTAACCCAAACAACCCGACGGGGTCGCTGATGGACCGCACGACGCTCGAGGCGATCGTTCGAATCGCCGGGGCGTCCGGTGCCTACGTGCTGTCCGACGAGGTCTATCGCGGCATCGATCAGGAGGGCAGCGGCACCACCGACTCGGTGGCTGATCTGTACGAGCGGGGCATCAGCACCGGCAGCATGTCGAAGGCGTTTTCCCTGGCGGGCTTGCGGCTGGGCTGGATTACCGGGCCACACCCGGTGATCCGCGCCGTGGCACGGCACCGCGACTACAACACGATCAGCGTCGGCATGCTCGATGAGCATTTCGCGGCGATTGCTCTCGAACACCGGACCAAGATTCTGGCCCGGAGCCGCAACATCGTCCGCACCAACTTGGCCGTGCTCGATCAGTGGATCGGCGCCGAACCTTCGATATCGTACATCAAACCCCGATCCGGCACGACGGCGCTGCTCAAGTACTCCGAACCCGAGTCGTCCGAGAGCTTCTGCGTCCGGCTGGTCGAAACCCGGGGTGTGATGTTTACCCCGGGCAGCGCCCTCGACATGGAGGGCTACGTCCGAATCGGGTACGCTAACAACCGAACCGTCTTGGAGCAGGGCCTGGCGGAGGTCTCGGCGTTCCTGGGTGCTGGCGCCTTGGTATAGCACCAACAGATTCCCCACTTCCAATTCCAACCCCGAGGCCCAATGCGCGCTCGATGGATCTTCGCCCCCCTTCTGGCGGTCCCCTGGGCACTCGCTCAGAGCCAGTCCGTTCAGTACCGCTCCCCCGCCGGTGTCGAGTACCGGTCGCAACCCGACACCGGCGCGGTAGCCCGAGCGGAGCTGGCCCTCAAGGCCGATCCCAAGAACGTCACCAAGATCATCGCCCTCGGCGTGGCCCAATCGGGAGTGCGCCAGTTTCGGGAAGCGATCAC
This window harbors:
- a CDS encoding aminotransferase — encoded protein: MQIEEFAIERWMDRYENHCRYNLAESCVESLTVQELLALAGKQSTILDELLPLKLTYGAIEGSARLRGLVASLYASQQVANVVITHGAIGGNALVYQTLVEPGDEVVTLVPIYQQHYSIPESLGATVKRLRLTESNRFLPDLDELAGLVTPRTKIIALSNPNNPTGSLMDRTTLEAIVRIAGASGAYVLSDEVYRGIDQEGSGTTDSVADLYERGISTGSMSKAFSLAGLRLGWITGPHPVIRAVARHRDYNTISVGMLDEHFAAIALEHRTKILARSRNIVRTNLAVLDQWIGAEPSISYIKPRSGTTALLKYSEPESSESFCVRLVETRGVMFTPGSALDMEGYVRIGYANNRTVLEQGLAEVSAFLGAGALV
- a CDS encoding polyketide cyclase, whose amino-acid sequence is MTANIVITVLILALVVFAATRPGAYRVERSATIPAPAGLVFPLLNDFHRWAAWSPWEGLDPAMKRTHSGAASGVGAVYAWDGSKKAGMGRMEITESVPPATITIQLDFLRPFESHNTTRFHLAAERHATRLTWTMEGPSSFMTKPMGIFVSMDTMIGKDFETGLAKLQRVGEQPGAAGLERT